In Phocoena phocoena chromosome 3, mPhoPho1.1, whole genome shotgun sequence, a single window of DNA contains:
- the ISYNA1 gene encoding inositol-3-phosphate synthase 1 isoform X1: MEAATEFVVESPDVVYSPEAIEAQYEYRTTCVSREGGVLKVHPTSTRFTFRTARQVPRLGVMLVGWGGNNGSTLTAAVLANRLRLSWPTRTGRKEANYYGSLTQAGTVSLGLDAEGQEVFVPFSSLLPMVAPDDLVFDGWDISSLNLAEAMRRAQVLDWGLQEQLWPHMEALRPRPSVYIPEFIAANQSARANNVIPGTRAQQLEQIRRDIRDFRSSAGLDKVIVLWTANTERFCEVVPGLNDTAENLLRTIQLGLEVSPSTLFAVASILEGCAFLNGSPQNTLVPGALELAWQRRVFVGGDDFKSGQTKVKSVLVDFLIGSGLKTMSIVSYNHLGNNDGQNLSAPPQFRSKEVSKTSVVDDMVHSNPVLYSPGEEPDHCVVIKYVPYVGDSKRALDEYTSELMLGGTNTLVLHNTCEDSLLAAPIMLDLALLTELCQRVSFCTDIDPEPQSFHPVLSLLGFLFKAPLAPPGSPVVNALFRQRSCIENILRACVGLPPQNHMLLEHKMERPGLKQVGHVATACPVPCKKGSAPTAPNGCTGDAYGHSQAEAPQMPTT, from the exons ATGGAGGCCGCAACTGAGTTCGTGGTCGAGAGCCCCGACGTGGTCTACAGCCCCGAGGCCATCGAGGCGCAGTATGAGTACCGGACGACGTGCGTCAGCCGCGAGGGCGGCGTCCTCAAG GTGCACCCCACGTCCACGCGCTTCACCTTCCGGACCGCCCGGCAGGTGCCCCGGCTCGGGGTCATGCTCGTCGGCTGGGGCGGGAACAACGGCTCCACGCTGACCGCTGCCGTGCTGGCCAACCGACTGCGCCTGTCCTGGCCCACGCGCACCGGCCGCAAG GAGGCCAACTACTACGGCTCGCTGACGCAGGCGGGCACTGTTAGCCTGGGTCTGGACGCCGAGGGCCAGGAGGTGTTCGTGCCCTTCAGCTCGCTGCTGCCCATGGTGGCACCCGACGACCTCGTGTTCGACG GCTGGGACATATCGTCGCTGAACCTGGCGGAGGCGATGCGGCGCGCGCAGGTACTGGATTGGGGGCTGCAGGAGCAACTGTGGCCGCACATGGAGGCCCTGCGCCCGCGGCCCTCCGTCTACATCCCCGAGTTCATCGCAGCTAACCAGAGCGCGCGCGCCAACAACGTAATCCCGGGCACGCGCGCGCAGCAG ctggaGCAGATCCGTAGGGACATCCGCGACTTCCGGTCCAGCGCCGGGCTGGACAAAGTCATCGTGCTGTGGACAGCGAACACGGAGCGCTTCTGTGAAGTGGTCCCGGGCCTCAATGACACCGCTGAGAACCTGCTGCGCACCATCCAG CTGGGCCTGGAAGTGTCGCCCTCCACCCTCTTTGCCGTGGCCAGCATCTTGGAGGGCTGCGCCTTCCTCAATGGGTCCCCACAGAACACGCTGGTGCCTGGTGCCCTCGAGCTTGCATGGCAGCGCCGTGTCTTTGTGGGTGGAGACGACTTCAAGTCGGGGCAGACCAAAGTCAAGTCCGTGCTCGTGGACTTCCTTATTGGCTCTGGCCTCAAG ACCATGTCCATCGTGAGCTACAACCACCTGGGCAACAACGACGGGCAGAACCTGTCGGCGCCGCCACAGTTCCGCTCCAAGGAGGTGTCGAAGACCAGCGTGGTGGACGACATGGTGCACAGCAACCCAGTGCTCTACTCGCCGGGCGAAGAGCCCGACCACTGC GTGGTCATCAAGTACGTGCCATACGTGGGTGACAGCAAGCGTGCCCTGGATGAGTACACATCGGAGCTGATGCTGGGCGGTACCAACACACTGGTGCTGCACAACACGTGCGAG GACTCACTCCTGGCCGCGCCCATCATGCTGGACCTGGCCCTGCTGACTGAACTGTGCCAGCGTGTGAGCTTCTGCACCGACATCGACCCGGAGCCGCAGAGCTTCCACCCGGTGCTGTCGCTGCTTGGCTTCCTCTTCAAGGCGCCGCTTGCGCCACCGGGCAGCCCAGTGGTCAACGCGCTCTTCCGCCAGCGCAGCTGCATCGAGAATATCCTCAG GGCCTGCGTGGGGCTCCCGCCGCAGAACCACATGCTTCTGGAGCACAAGATGGAGCGCCCTGGCCTCAAGCAAGTTGGGCATGTGGCCACCGCCTGCCCCGTGCCTTGCAAGAAAGGATCAGCGCCAACTGCCCCCAATGGCTGTACTGGTGACGCCTATGGGCACTCACAGGCTGAGGCACCCCAGATGCCCACCACCTAA
- the ISYNA1 gene encoding inositol-3-phosphate synthase 1 isoform X2: protein MEAATEFVVESPDVVYSPEAIEAQYEYRTTCVSREGGVLKEANYYGSLTQAGTVSLGLDAEGQEVFVPFSSLLPMVAPDDLVFDGWDISSLNLAEAMRRAQVLDWGLQEQLWPHMEALRPRPSVYIPEFIAANQSARANNVIPGTRAQQLEQIRRDIRDFRSSAGLDKVIVLWTANTERFCEVVPGLNDTAENLLRTIQLGLEVSPSTLFAVASILEGCAFLNGSPQNTLVPGALELAWQRRVFVGGDDFKSGQTKVKSVLVDFLIGSGLKTMSIVSYNHLGNNDGQNLSAPPQFRSKEVSKTSVVDDMVHSNPVLYSPGEEPDHCVVIKYVPYVGDSKRALDEYTSELMLGGTNTLVLHNTCEDSLLAAPIMLDLALLTELCQRVSFCTDIDPEPQSFHPVLSLLGFLFKAPLAPPGSPVVNALFRQRSCIENILRACVGLPPQNHMLLEHKMERPGLKQVGHVATACPVPCKKGSAPTAPNGCTGDAYGHSQAEAPQMPTT from the exons ATGGAGGCCGCAACTGAGTTCGTGGTCGAGAGCCCCGACGTGGTCTACAGCCCCGAGGCCATCGAGGCGCAGTATGAGTACCGGACGACGTGCGTCAGCCGCGAGGGCGGCGTCCTCAAG GAGGCCAACTACTACGGCTCGCTGACGCAGGCGGGCACTGTTAGCCTGGGTCTGGACGCCGAGGGCCAGGAGGTGTTCGTGCCCTTCAGCTCGCTGCTGCCCATGGTGGCACCCGACGACCTCGTGTTCGACG GCTGGGACATATCGTCGCTGAACCTGGCGGAGGCGATGCGGCGCGCGCAGGTACTGGATTGGGGGCTGCAGGAGCAACTGTGGCCGCACATGGAGGCCCTGCGCCCGCGGCCCTCCGTCTACATCCCCGAGTTCATCGCAGCTAACCAGAGCGCGCGCGCCAACAACGTAATCCCGGGCACGCGCGCGCAGCAG ctggaGCAGATCCGTAGGGACATCCGCGACTTCCGGTCCAGCGCCGGGCTGGACAAAGTCATCGTGCTGTGGACAGCGAACACGGAGCGCTTCTGTGAAGTGGTCCCGGGCCTCAATGACACCGCTGAGAACCTGCTGCGCACCATCCAG CTGGGCCTGGAAGTGTCGCCCTCCACCCTCTTTGCCGTGGCCAGCATCTTGGAGGGCTGCGCCTTCCTCAATGGGTCCCCACAGAACACGCTGGTGCCTGGTGCCCTCGAGCTTGCATGGCAGCGCCGTGTCTTTGTGGGTGGAGACGACTTCAAGTCGGGGCAGACCAAAGTCAAGTCCGTGCTCGTGGACTTCCTTATTGGCTCTGGCCTCAAG ACCATGTCCATCGTGAGCTACAACCACCTGGGCAACAACGACGGGCAGAACCTGTCGGCGCCGCCACAGTTCCGCTCCAAGGAGGTGTCGAAGACCAGCGTGGTGGACGACATGGTGCACAGCAACCCAGTGCTCTACTCGCCGGGCGAAGAGCCCGACCACTGC GTGGTCATCAAGTACGTGCCATACGTGGGTGACAGCAAGCGTGCCCTGGATGAGTACACATCGGAGCTGATGCTGGGCGGTACCAACACACTGGTGCTGCACAACACGTGCGAG GACTCACTCCTGGCCGCGCCCATCATGCTGGACCTGGCCCTGCTGACTGAACTGTGCCAGCGTGTGAGCTTCTGCACCGACATCGACCCGGAGCCGCAGAGCTTCCACCCGGTGCTGTCGCTGCTTGGCTTCCTCTTCAAGGCGCCGCTTGCGCCACCGGGCAGCCCAGTGGTCAACGCGCTCTTCCGCCAGCGCAGCTGCATCGAGAATATCCTCAG GGCCTGCGTGGGGCTCCCGCCGCAGAACCACATGCTTCTGGAGCACAAGATGGAGCGCCCTGGCCTCAAGCAAGTTGGGCATGTGGCCACCGCCTGCCCCGTGCCTTGCAAGAAAGGATCAGCGCCAACTGCCCCCAATGGCTGTACTGGTGACGCCTATGGGCACTCACAGGCTGAGGCACCCCAGATGCCCACCACCTAA